Sequence from the Phragmites australis chromosome 6, lpPhrAust1.1, whole genome shotgun sequence genome:
GTTATGCAATCCTGACCGTCAGCAAGTCtttcccgctcccgatccctcgagccgccttgccacttgcaccggtatccccttcgcttgactttgttaacacgccgtctccatccaccttccattcacgtgttcagctagaatcacccttgactccgcccgaaCTCCTTGATCATTcgacaccaagcactccgcttggccccgatcatctcgCAGTCGACTGCCAAGGTtcatccatcacctgtacaccataagacaagtaaacacagatctccaactccaattccagttagtccataatcaatatgctcaaatgaaatcccaaatcaatttaaatcacatcaacgctcatgcaaaaccgaagatcatcaaaccaaataaatatcaatatcaatcactcatcacaagtaaaccaaggcacatttcaacttggtttctcagtggGTGTCAGAGATTCATTTCACACGGTGCGGAAGCAAGGAGTACGTATTTGGTCCATATACAGCTGGAGCATCGTTTAGGACTTTGTAACGTGCGTTATGCATGGGTCTAGTTTGAGTCAGAATATGAATCGTGGGATGGCATGATTCGTGTTAGGATTTGGAGTTAGCAGgtactataaatatgagttataATCTCTAGTTTTGTAAGTTGGAAGTCAAGTTGCAAGTTGAATAGAGTCATAAATTATTCTCTAGAGAGTTTTCATCTTGCTTCTTCTGTTTTGTTGTTCTCGTCAAGAAACTAGTTCTCGTCAAGTATCAGGTACTTCTCACCAAGTAGTACGCGACTCGCACGTAACTGGTCGGTCAACGTGATCAAAGAGTAGCACACATGAGGCGAATGCGTGTTTGAGTAGAGCTCGCACTAGCTGGTCGTTTTGCATGGCCTGAACTAGCTGGTCACTCTCATGGTCAGAACTAGCTAATTAGGTGTGTGGTTGAGGGAGCGTGAGCTGGTCACTGCATGGTCACGGTTCAGCGAACTGGTCATGCTCGTGATCCTGGGAGTCGTAACCAACATTTGGTATAAGAGCCGAAAGGGCGCAGCACCAACTCATGAAGATGTCGATCGTTCCTTAGTACGAGGTAAAAGTGGGAGAGCGGCGGTGGCCCATTTCAGTACTCATAGTTGACGATGACAATGAACTACACGAGCTGGGTGATTCATGTGCAAGCGATGATGGATGGTCAAGGCATCTGGGAAGTAGTCGAGCCGGTGGCCAGTGCATCCAtcaacaagaagaaggacaagaaggcgagGTCGCATCTCTTTCAAGCACTCCTAGAGGACCTCCTGATGCAGGTGGCGAGGAAGAAAACTGAAAAGGAGGTCTGGGACTATCTCAAGACAAGGTTTGTTGGTGAAGATCGTGCCAAGAACGCACGGCTGTAGATGTTGAAGAGTGAATTCAACACCATGCACATGTAGGAGGGAGAGACGTTAGACCAGTACACCAAAAAGCTCAACACCATGTCTGTCGGGTATGCCAGTCTGGTGGAGATGCTGGACGACATTGCATTAGTCAAGCAGTTCTACAACCTCGACAACATGCCATTCGAGGAAATTGTGGGGCGGCTAAAGGCTTTTGAAGAACGTGCTCGCCCACGTGCATCTGACAGCAACAGTAATAGCGACAGTCAGCTTCTGCTCACCCGGGCCGAGTGGCAGGTGTGGCAGAAGGACAGCGACGACTCCTCGTCAAGCAACAAGGGCAAATACCACCCTCCTTCAGATAGCAACCATGGTCAGGGTGGTCGTGGTTGCGGCAGAGGTGGTCACGGTGGTACGTCGCGTGATGACAAGGAGAGCGACTTGGGCGGTGGTCGCCGCAATAAGAGTCAcatcaagtgctacaattgCTACAAGATGGGGGACTACGTGAATGAATGCAAAGGAaccaaagaagaaggaggaaaagaaaggcgAGACACACCTCACACGTACTGATGACACCGAGCCGGCCTTATTGCTCGTAGTGTCAAAGGAAACTGCACCAGGGCTGCAGCAAAGGCGGGAGGTCATGTTGCTGAATAAGGAGAAGTTAAAGCCGAAACTGCACGACACCAAGGAGGGATGCTCCAGCTCTGTGGTCTGGTACCTAGATAGTGAATCTAGTAATCACATGAATGGCgataaagaaaattttagagAGCTGGACAAAGGTATCACTGGTAGGGTGAAGTTCGGGGATGGCTCCACAGTACAGATCATGGGCCTAGGGTTGTGTTCAGTTGCAAGAATGGCGACCAGTGGCTACTGCAGGAATTCTACTACATTCCAGGACTGTGCAGCAATATCATCAACTTAGGACAACTTACCGAAGTTAGtcacaaggtgatcatggatgATGAACATCTACATGTGTATGATGGAAGTCTTGCACGTTTGCTGATGAAAGTGAGGCAAACTCCAAATTGCCTCTACAAGATCGAGCTACATCTGAGGCGAACTCCAAATTGCCTCTACAAGATCGAGCTACACTTAGCGATGCCAGTCTGTCTCCTAGCTAGTCTTGAAGACCCGGTGTGGCTTTGGCAGAGGCTCAGACATGTCAACTTCACAGCGCTGAAGCTACTTGTTGGCAAGGAGATCGAAGTGGGCGTGCCACTGATCACACCCAAACTAGCTATGTCAAGGGTGTTTAGTGGCGAAGCAGGCAAGACAGTCGTTCCCAGTGGCTACAAGTTTCAGGACGGAGAAGCCACTCAAGCTTTTACATGCGGACCTGTGTGGTCCAATCACATCCTCGACCCTCACCGGTAATAACTACTTTAAGTTAATTGTTGATGGTTACTCATGGTGGATGTTGGtgtatgtgatcaagatgaaggatCAAGCCTGCTCTGTGTTCAGAAAGTTCAAGCTGCAAGCCGAGAGCATGAGTGGGCGGTGTGTCAAGATGTTGATAATAGATCGCGGTGGGTAGTTCTCTCTGGCGAGTTCACCCAACTCTATGAGGAGGTTGGGATTGAGCGGCACCTCACTGCGTTGTACACACCACAACAAAATGACACGGTAGAGTGGAGGAACCGGAcagtgatggtgatgatgaggtccCTTTAAGAGCATGAATGTGCCTGGAAGATTTTGAGGGGAGGCAGTACGGCACACGGTGTATCTGATGAACCACTTGCCGACGAAGGCACTGCGCACTCCATTCGAGGCCTAGAACAGAAGGAAGCCGCATTTTGCGCACTTTCATGTGTTCGGCTGTACAGCACATGCGAAGGTGACAACGCCACACTTGAAGAAACTCGATAATTGATGCCAGGCAATGGTGTATCTTGGCATCGAGGACAGCTGCAAGGCGTACCGTCTCTTTGATCCATGGTGCAGGAAAGTTCATGTAAGTCGTGATGtcaaatttgaagaaaatatgaagtGAAGTTGGAGTACAGGCGCAGGCGGCAGGGATCCATCGGACTTCATCGTCGAGGAGTAGTTCAACAACGAGCCAGTAGTTGGTGGCTCTGTGCCTCACGTGGGTGGCCCGACAGGCGTGCTAGCGCCCATGGCACAAGGCGATCTAGCTCCTTCATCGACTCTTCTAGCCAGCGAGGTGACACTAGGAGGGCCAGTAACCAGGGCACGTGCTACAGCACGCGCAGCAGCAACCTCCCCGATAACTCCCACCACTCTATTGATGTCACTGACTCCTGAAACACCAACAGATGATCTGTCCACACCGCTACCGAATGGGAGCAGTAGTACAGACGAACGGCTAGTTCGTTACAGGCACATTGACGACATCACGAGAGATACTCGAAGGGTGAAGCTTGACGAGGAGGACATGGAAGAAGAGGCTATGCTCATGGAGATAGAAGAGCCATCTTGCTACCTTGAGGCCGCTAGGCAATAGGTCTGGGAGGACGCCATGGCCAAGGACATCGAGTGCATAGAGAAGAATAACACATGGACTCTCATAGCACTAATGGATGAACATAAGCCCATTGGACttaaatgggtttacaaactgaagaagaacacaGAAGGAGacgtgatcaagcacaaggcaaggcTGGTTGCGAAAGGATATGTGCAGTGGCAAATAATAGATTTCGAAGAAATGTTTGCGCCGGTGGTGAGGTTGGACACCGTGCGCATCATCTTTGCTGTTGCATCCAATCGAGGTTGGTAGGTTCATCACTTGGATGTCAAGTcagcattcttaaatggtgagctcgAAAAGAAAGTATACGTGGCCCAGCTAGAGGGTTTTGAAGTGAAGAATAAAGAGTGTCTTGTGCTCAAACTTAGCAAGGCGTTGTATGGACTTCGGCAGGTGCCACGGGCACGGAATATTCGGCTTGACAAGAGCTTGAAGCAGCTCAGATTTCTGAAGTGTGCTCAAGATCATGCCATATATAGAAGAGGATTAGGTCTTGCATGTGTGATAGtcggagtatatgttgatgatctcattgtgacagtcgaagtatatgttgatgatctcattgtgacagGAGAAAGTCCAAAAGAGATCATGTGATTCAAGCAGTAGATGATGAGTGAATTCAAGATGATCAATCTCAaattgctcaattactatctcaGGGTTGAGGTAGTGCAAGAAGATGGgcgaattacaatcaagcaaaaagcatatgcgaagaagatccttgatcaATTAGGTATGATGGATTGCAACCCCACAAAATTCCCCATGGAACAAAGGGTGTAGCTGCATAAGGATCCAGATGGATAGTCGGTTGATGCAATTGAGTATCATCGCATCATTGGTTGTCTAAGGTGTTTGCTCCATACAAGACctgatttttgttttgctaTTAGGGTGACAAGCAGATTCATGGAGAAGCCCACAATGATGCATCGTAAGGCAGTGAAGCAGATTCTTCGATATTTGAAGAGCACCATGCATTATGATCTTTTGTATACGAAAGGAGGAGAAATAGAGGAGATCGCCAGCTACATGGACAATGATCTggctggtgacatggatgacaggAAGAGAACTAGAGGTATGAACTTCTATATCAATGATAGTCTAGTGTTATGAAACtcgcagaagcagaaaacaatGGCGTTGTCTTCATGCGAGGTTGACTTCTTAGCGGCAACGACGGCAGCATACCAAGCACTATGGCTTAGATGTCTGCTAGTGGAGCTAACTAGAGAAGAGCTAAAAGCAATGAAATTGTTTATTGACAACAAATCAGCAATTGCattgatgaagaatccagtaTTTCACGGCCGCAGTAAACACATTGATACCAAGTTTCACTTCATCCATGAGTGCGTTGAAGGAGGCCAGATTGAGGTAGAGTTCATCTGCACAGAGGAGTAGCAAACCGATGCTCTGACGAAAGCATTGCAGGAGGTGAAGCTGGCTGTCATGCACCATCTTCTAGGAGTTCGTGATCTTGGCTCATGTCAAGATTAGGGGggtatgttggacttaatcctagcGTGGGCGTCAGAGACTCGTTTCACGTGGTGCAGAAGCAACGACTACGTATATGGTTGGAGCGTCATTTAAGACTTTGTAATGTGCGATGTGCATGGGTCTAGTTCGATTCGGAGTCTGAATCGTGGAATGGCACGATTCGTATTAGGATTCGGAATAACGGgtgctataaatatgagttgtaatatCTAGTTTTGTAAGTTGGAAGTCAAGTCGCAAGTTCAATAGAGCTGTAAATTATTCTCCAGAGATTTTTTATCTTGTTTCTTCTGTTTTGTTGTTCTCATCGAGAAACTAATTCTTGTTAGGTACTTCTCACCGAGTAGTATGCGACTCGCATGTAACTGGTtgatcaacatgatcaaagAGTAGCACGTACGAGATGGACGCGTGTTCGAGTACAGCTTGTGCTAGCTGGTCGTTCGCATGGCCTGAACTAGCTCGTCACTCTCGGGGTCGAAACTAGCTAGTCAGGCATGTGGTCGAGGGAGTGTGAGTTGGTCGCTCGTGTGGTCGAGGTTCGGCGGACTGGTCGTGCTCGTGATCTTAGGAGTCATAACCAACAAAGGAAGCCTATGTACGTGTTGGGGAGGAGAGGTCCTTGGTTGGGGCAACAACGAGGGCGATGCCATGGCCACCCATGTCGGGTATGGCTGGGACGCTGCCGAACacgaaggaggaagagaaggactGGACCGCCACCGTCGTCCTTTTGCTCACAGAGGCGTAGCAGCGTCAAGTGGAACGTGTGGCCTTTGCGTGTCACTGTGCCGTTGGTCAGTTTGAGGAGGCCGCTCGGGGTGACCGTGGTCGTACAGTCAAGGGTGAGTTTGGCACCCGCCAAGCTGGAGTAGACAAACTTGTTGGCTGTCGCCCGAGATAGCGACGACTGTAAGGTGGAGGtcatagaagaagagaagtTGCCACAAGGACACGAACTTGGCGTCGAGCATGTCGAACTGAGTGTGATCAGAATTCAAGTAACTTGTTACAGCTACGAATTCAAAGTTGTTGGTGTATATAAAGCTATCAGCTAGATTGCAATCTTGCTCATCAGTTGCCGTGTTATCTTCGGAGTTTTTTTTACAGTGTTATCTTCAGAGATGAGTTTTTTCTTGGTGTGATTTAATAATGAGTGATCGAAACAGGGAATAGAAATGGGAACTGTCGGTCGTGTGTGTCCATCAACCCATGGATCTTGGACCTGACTTCAGATCCTAGGATAAATTGGCCGACTTTGAGTACTAGCTGCTGATGGAGTGAGTGTTGATGTAGAAACTTGTGGAGAAATGGAGCCAATTGGGTTCGATTGATCGAGATCCCACAGTGAAGTcagtatttttttaagatgttcGTCAGGCTCGGTCTATAGAAGAAAGTCAAGAAATTCGTGCGCTGTGTGTTTACAAACTAATTAAGGCGTTAATATCCATAAGGAAAGCAGAGTATATAGCAATTGCAGCCACCGCTTGCTCGACATGAGAAATGATGTCTACAATTCGTATCACCTTTTTTTAGGGCAATTTCATAGCACTCTTTTAAAGTTGCTACTTCAAACTCAAAATGCGTTAGAAAAAATTATCAGTAAGTACGAAAAGCTTCCAGGAACCTATAGAAAAGATAATTGCCAAAAAATAGTGTCATTTATGTTTCTATGTATGAGAGTTTTTTTACTGGTGTTTTCCCAAAAAAGAGTTTTTCAGACTGATGATTCATCTTTTAAGAATTTGTTGATAGTCACAATTATCTCACCTTCGTTTATTTTAACATAGCACGATTTTAAACTTGAAATTTTTtacataggtagaataattgaGATGTGGATCTAGAGCATTTGGGGATACTACAATAGGGTGATTGCACATGATCTGAAATATTTGTTCGGAGAAGTGTAACATACTGAAAAAAAGAGTCTGGATGTACAAGATTGGTAAGGTCAAACTATTTTTTGGGTCCCTTTGCAACAAATTAGGAATTTTAAAGGAAATGTGAAGGAATTAAATccaaagtaaaataaataaaaagtatATGCATGGTATTTGAATCGTAGGACTGCATCAAAGGAATTTTGGAGGATAGAAAATTCGCTCCACATTTTGGAACAGGAGGTCCCTGACCATGTTTCTAATTTCTTTGAGAGTTCATATGcatcttctctctttctctcattGTTCTCTCTTGCTAATGAGCATCTACATCAAAATTCTTGTATTTTTCCTGTGAACCATCCAAACACATCATGTGAGCAATTTATATGTTTTTCCATTCCAAAACCTTCAAGGTGCTAGTCAACTCCAGTTGTGCGCTTTCTGTATTCTATGTTTTGAGAATTCGGCATTCCAAATAGGCCCATAACTTCGGTTAATAAGAACTTTTGAATATTTAGGTTGACCGAACATATATGATGAGTACATTTGTAACGGAAATCATTTTCATTATACTACAATTTTGTTATGTTTTACCACTGTAGTAGACAGAAAATGGTCAAGATTCATCGACCAAATGCTACCTACATCCAAGACACCAACTTTGTTCTTAGAGGTATTAAGCCAACTACAGCCACTCAAAAACCAACAATAATCTACAACTAGTGAAAGAAATGGGTAAATTTATATCTTTGCACACTCCATGTTCCAAAAAAGCTAAGGGGTCCTTTGGAACGTAGGAATTTCATAGAAATCGTACAGGAGTTTCACAGGAATCAGTTCAATTTCACTGATAAAACACagaatttggaaaaaaaatcctgcaATCCAAAAGAGGCCTAAGGGTGCGTTTGGTAGAGATCCAGATTCACATAGAAACGTTTCAGATCCAGATTCTCTCTGAAaacgtttctctggtgaatcaGAATCACTTGCTAAAACCATTTGGC
This genomic interval carries:
- the LOC133923137 gene encoding uncharacterized protein LOC133923137, which encodes MTMNYTSWVIHVQAMMDGQGIWEVVEPVASASINKKKDKKARSHLFQALLEDLLMQVARKKTEKEEGETLDQYTKKLNTMSVGYASLVEMLDDIALVKQFYNLDNMPFEEIVGRLKAFEERARPRASDSNSNSDSQLLLTRAEWQVWQKDSDDSSSSNKGKYHPPSDSNHGQGGRGCGRGGHGGTSRDDKESDLGGGRRNKSHIKCYNCYKMGDYVNECKGTKEEGGKERRDTPHTY